The Triticum aestivum cultivar Chinese Spring chromosome 7B, IWGSC CS RefSeq v2.1, whole genome shotgun sequence genome window below encodes:
- the LOC123160614 gene encoding uncharacterized protein isoform X2, whose translation MVCHAPATLNTACSKLNGSLRSIDYHRLEDVRFEKQQRLDIFSISTSSATILAVRGEGMMMSLLQSNCSPFPKVFEEFHFTKIDATNKTSPRIVTIILRCKDYFIIFWVLGANHCTCNDYKYE comes from the exons ATGGTGTGTCACGCACCGGCAACGCTTAATACAG CATGCTCAAAGTTAAATGGATCTTTGCGTTCAATCGACTATCACAG ATTAGAAGATGTACGGTTTGAGAAACAACAGCGGCTGGATATCTTCTCGATCTCCACATCTTCGGCTACCATCTTAGCGGTGAGAG GTGAAGGAATGATGATGTCACTGCTCCAATCCAATTGTAGTCCCTTTCCTAAAGTATTCGAAGAATTTCATTTTACAAAGATTGATGCCACGAACAAGACGTCTCCAAGAATTGTTACTATAATTCTTAGGTGCAAGGATTACTTTATAATATTTTGGGTTTTGGGTGCAAATCATTGTACCTGTAATGATTACAAGTATGAATAA
- the LOC123160614 gene encoding uncharacterized protein isoform X1, producing the protein MFPSVRSMVNPICWFKVRALTLQFLDPVSGVSICWVTNLQFLDPFMVCHAPATLNTACSKLNGSLRSIDYHRLEDVRFEKQQRLDIFSISTSSATILAVRGEGMMMSLLQSNCSPFPKVFEEFHFTKIDATNKTSPRIVTIILRCKDYFIIFWVLGANHCTCNDYKYE; encoded by the exons ATGTTCCCATCTGTCCGTTCTATGGTGAACCCGATCTGTTGGTTTAAGGTGCGAGCGCTTACTCTTCAGTTTCTGGATCCGGTTTCAG GAGTTTCGATCTGCTGGGTAACCAATCTTCAGTTTCTGGATCCATTCATGGTGTGTCACGCACCGGCAACGCTTAATACAG CATGCTCAAAGTTAAATGGATCTTTGCGTTCAATCGACTATCACAG ATTAGAAGATGTACGGTTTGAGAAACAACAGCGGCTGGATATCTTCTCGATCTCCACATCTTCGGCTACCATCTTAGCGGTGAGAG GTGAAGGAATGATGATGTCACTGCTCCAATCCAATTGTAGTCCCTTTCCTAAAGTATTCGAAGAATTTCATTTTACAAAGATTGATGCCACGAACAAGACGTCTCCAAGAATTGTTACTATAATTCTTAGGTGCAAGGATTACTTTATAATATTTTGGGTTTTGGGTGCAAATCATTGTACCTGTAATGATTACAAGTATGAATAA